A window of Gimesia sp. genomic DNA:
CCCCTTCCAGTGCTGCGATCGCGGGAAAGAACTCTTCAATTTCAGCGGAGAGCTCGGGATATTGATGACGATATTCCGCTACCGTGGGATGCTCACCCAGTCGGATCCGCGCAATAAACTCTTCCGCCAGCTGTTCCAGGTCTGCTGGTCCGGGAGGCCTCAGGTTCTTAATCGAGCGATCTGATTCGGGGGATAGCATTGCCCAATGTCCTGTCGATTACCATCTACGATGAGACAGATAAAGATAGTCTGATCATTCAATAATACCGGGTATTTGTACCAGAATGGAGCGCAATCTGGTTAATGCTCTGAAATATCTCATGCTGGCTGTCTTAGGTTCGATTTCGAGTACTTCGGAAGCCTCCAGATTGGACAGTTCTTCAAAATGTCTCAGGACCAGAATCTCCCGGTCGATTTCGTTCATACTTTCCAGGGCTTCATGTAACTGTTGGGCCAGCTCTTCTTTGAGGGCTGCCTGACTGGGGGAAGTTAAATCTCCCAGGAGAACATCTGCGATCTGAAACGAGGTCGAAGCAGAAAAGACTCGTCGTTTCTGCTTCGCTTCGCGGCGGACATCACGCTTTTGTGCACCAAGATGCCGACGATGTACGTCGATCAATGTCTGACCGACGATGGTCCGCAGCCAGATAAAAAACGTTGTGGCCGGATCGTTAAGATAATGTTCAATCCGGGTGGCAGCATCCAGGTAGGCTTCCTGCAGAATATCATCTGCATCAACACGTCCGAGCAGACGATGATCGAGACGAAAATTGACAATTCGCCATAACCGATCGCGGTAGCGGTCATATTCGTTCGCTAAAACACCCTCCGGATTTTCTTTCAGCCGTTCCAGAAATTCCTGGAGGTCTTCCTGCTCTTCCAACAAAAATCTGTCCTCCCGAATAGTAACTGTTTAATCTGAGGCCTGATTCTAGTCGAATGCTTCCCGAAACAACAAGTCGCGTCTCAGATTCGAAGAGAGGGATTACAACAATCCCACAGGCCTCGGGGGGCAATGAGCAGACGAGAGGCGATCCGTAACTCTTACGAATGATTCAAGCTGTTTGACGGATAACATTTAGAACTTTGCCAGAAATTCAACTCGGGCTCCGGAACCGACGCCCCGGGATTCCTGTTTGGAAACAAAGCTGTCCAGCAGCATGATCCAGTGCTGTCCGATCGCTTTCTGATAACGGATCCCACCAGCAATCGCACCATTGTTGGGCCCTTCCGTATTCTTACGGCCCCCGATTTCAAATATCAGCTGCTGTCTGGTTTTATCGTAAAACAACTGATATCCCAGGCTTCCACCCGCGGCATTCGTTGCCTGGTTACTCAACGCAGCTCCGTATTGACCGAGGCCTGATGCGGCATACAAAATTCCCACTTGTCCCAACGGCCCCCCAGCCAGTGTCCCTCGCGCGGGAGATGTAAACTGGTCTATTGCCAGAAAGGCATTGAAGTAAACCAGATCATTGGAGTGATGTGGTGTCAGTGAGATCTGGCTGAACAGCAACTCCCCCTGTCCAGAAGCGGTGGTTGCACCTTCGTGGGGAAACGATGCCTGTACATGAAAGGAAGTGTTATAGGTATTGTGATACCCGTGCAGCCGCTGGATGGAACTGATCCCAAAAGCGGTGTTGCTTCCGAATTGCTGATTGCTGGAATGAACAGTGGCGACGTCCGCGTTGATGGTCTGGGCGGACGTCAGCGATGTGAAAGCTGTCATTCACTGGATTCGACGGGAACCGATTTCACATCCGTTTTGAGATCTCAATTCTTCACGAGAGACAAAGCAGGTATCTCCTGGGAAATTGTCGACGATCCACAACAGGTCTGTACCAGTGGATTTCGGTCAGTCGCAAGTCCTGTGCCACCTGTCATAATCAAACGACTAAAATCCAGAGCTGTCTCCAATGTCATCATTATCACGTTCACGGTAACGGAAAGAGACAGCCCTAATGATAGCAGACTTATTGATCATGGTTGTTGTGGCCCTGGCTCACTAACTGCAGGCGTCTCTAAAATTCCCTGATTCTGCTGTTGCTGTTGCTGTTGCTGTTGCTGGTGCTGGTGCTGGTGCTTAGCCTTGCTGTCGATATCCGTTTTCATCTTGAGTTCTCCACTCATTGCAACCTCCTGGTCACCCATATCGAGAAATCGAGCAACGATGACCGTCATGTTGTCTGTCCCATCGCAGTCCTGAGCCTGATTGATCAATTGAATACAGGTTTCATCGGCCATTAAGCCCCCGCTTAGAATTTCTGTTAGTGAACTTTCAGGAACCTGTCTGGTGAGGCCATCAGTGCAGAGAAGCAGCGTGTCTCCCGTTTTCATCTCTGTTTGGGTTATTTGCGGATTGATTTCTCCATTGGGATCTCCTCCGATTACATTGTAAGGCATTTCCTGCCAGACCTCGGGGATTTCTCCCACCCCCAAAGCTCCCCGGTTAACTAACCGTTCGGTGAGGTTGTGATCCTGCGTGATCCGTGTTAGATGAGAGTCTCGGTAGAGATAGCAGCGATTGTGACCCACGTGCACAATGTTAAGTACAGGCCAGATGAGGTATCCCAGAGTCAGTGTCACTTCCATTCCCAGCCGCTCAGGAAGTTCCTTGATATCAGACTCAATTCGTTCCTGACACAGTCGAACTGCGTTAAGGCATTCTTGTTGGATCTGAAGAGCTGCCTCTGAATCACACTCTAGAAACCAGGGCATTTCGTTTAAAAAATAGCGAATCAGATCATCGGAAACGAGTCGACTTGCGAACTCGCCAGTTCCTGAATCTCCCATACCATCTGAGACCAGTAATAATTTGGCTAACGAGTTTCCATATAAACGGGAGTAATTATCCAGGCTCAGGCTGTTTGCGTGTAACCGCATTGATTTCTCCAGATCTGCTATCAGAAACTGATCCTGATTAACGGTCTGACGAGAACCGATCTTGGATAAACCAAAGCAGTCCATCTTACCACTCATTCTGTTTCTCCTGTTATAAGGCAGATAACTTTGTCGCTCCGGAGCCTGGAGTACATTCTGAGGGGATAATCAGGGAATATGCCGAATCGACGTCAGTATCGAATTCAGCAGACCATCCGATTGCAGACCTTTTTATTGTTAGAAGCACATCGCATTCCTAATCGCTCGCCTTCAACAGATCTACTGTAAATGGATTGCGGAGTAGAGCTAAGTGCTGCCCAGCTTTAAAGCTAAGTACCTTAAGGAATGGATGTTTCCTGATAAACAGGATACATGTACGGACGAAAAGCCTGGTTTCTGGCTGATTGAGGGAGTTTCAACATGAAGATTGATCGATCTAGAGACAATCTGGCTTACAGGCGACCAATTCTCCATGAATTCGGTGAAGACTTGTTTTGCATTCTCATGTAAGAGGGAGACACGCTATCTGGCAGAAGACCACTGCAAATTCAGTCCGTATCTGTAAATAGAGATGATACTCAATGGACGTATTCATTACTTTTCGGACTATGGCACACCACTTGCGACACTTTGAATTCAGGATATTGTTTCAAGAAAACAGTTCAGCAGAATTTGATTACAATTCTAAGGAGCGAGATATGGTTACTCGAGAAGAAATACGCGGTCATTGGAATGAATTGAGAGGTCAGATTGAAAAACACTGGAATCAACTGAGCCCTCACGATCTGGATGGAGTCGAAGGAGAGACTGATCAGTTGGTGGGAAAAATCCAACAAAAAACCGGACAGGCTTCTACTGAAATTCGACAGGAGCTGGATTGTATCGTCGACGATATGTCCAAGTCAGCTGCCCGTGCTACCGAAAAGCTGGGGGAAAACTTTGAGAACACGGTCGATAAAACTAAAGAACAGTTTCAGCATGCCTCCGAAGCGGCTCGCGCACAATATGAGCACTTAAATGAATCCATGCACAAAGGGTACCAGCAGGCGGAACAGACTCTGAGAAAAAATCCAGTAGAATCGGTTGCGGTTGCTTTTGGGACTGGTCTGATCGCAGGAGTTATTGTGAGTCTGGTCTGGCGTCGTTAAGAACCACGGTCCTATGCAGTAGTCAAACCATCCAATTGACATCAGGAGGTAAGGATGATTCATCAATACGATGATCTTGAGATACGCTCACAGCAGAGAGCGAAGTCCGTAACCGACAAAGTTGAGCAGGAGTCTGCTTCCGGTATGTGCCAGTATGTTGAAGAACAGCCCGTAAAATCAGTTTTTATTGGTTTAGGCGCAGGTCTTGGAGCAGGTCTGTTACTGGGCGCCCTCTTCAGGGAATCAACCAGATATCTCTATCATGAACCTGGTATCGCTGAACGGGTTGGTAATCAAGTTAAAGATTCCTTGTCTGAGATCTTTCCCAGTTCGTTAAAAAGTCATTTCAGATCCTGAGGCACGAAACTAGTCGCAGACTGTAAGCTTTAACTGAGGGGGGAGTGATGAATCACGGGGGGCCAGGTCGCAGTGCGGAAGAGATCAGCCACTCCATGAAGCGGTTGCGGAATGAGCTTGATGGCGATGTGCATCAAATCAAGCAAAGTGCTGCGACCCTTTCTGACTGGCAGTATTATATCAGGAACTATCCTTGGATGAGTCTGGGAGGTGCAGCGTTAATTGGTTATCTGCTTGTGCCTAAAAGGCTAGAGATCCAGAGCCCCGATGCTGAAACGATCGAAAAACTGGCCCGTAAGAACCGGCTGGTTGTCGAGAATCAGCCTCGGAAACATGCTTCCAGAGGGGGGCTACAGACAGTTGCCTCGTTTGTAACCCGATTGCTTGTAAAAGCAGCTACCGCACAGTTAATGCACCATTTTGCCAATGGTATTGCATCACAAGAGCCAGCAAGTTCCTTTGCCGACTCGGAAAGCAGTTCTAACGGGGCAGGTGAGCATTTCAGCAGAATTATGGGCGATAGAGATTAAATTGAGGGCGTTACAAATGTTAAAATATCAGTTGTATGATTCCAGATTATCAAAACATCCATTGAGAGATGTTACATCAACTACGTGGAGATCCGGTAATCCAGTTGATAATGATTCTGCCTTAAATGGTGCAGATTCAGCTATTCGTCGACAGATTT
This region includes:
- a CDS encoding SpoIIE family protein phosphatase → MSGKMDCFGLSKIGSRQTVNQDQFLIADLEKSMRLHANSLSLDNYSRLYGNSLAKLLLVSDGMGDSGTGEFASRLVSDDLIRYFLNEMPWFLECDSEAALQIQQECLNAVRLCQERIESDIKELPERLGMEVTLTLGYLIWPVLNIVHVGHNRCYLYRDSHLTRITQDHNLTERLVNRGALGVGEIPEVWQEMPYNVIGGDPNGEINPQITQTEMKTGDTLLLCTDGLTRQVPESSLTEILSGGLMADETCIQLINQAQDCDGTDNMTVIVARFLDMGDQEVAMSGELKMKTDIDSKAKHQHQHQQQQQQQQQQNQGILETPAVSEPGPQQP
- a CDS encoding sigma-70 family RNA polymerase sigma factor, which produces MLEEQEDLQEFLERLKENPEGVLANEYDRYRDRLWRIVNFRLDHRLLGRVDADDILQEAYLDAATRIEHYLNDPATTFFIWLRTIVGQTLIDVHRRHLGAQKRDVRREAKQKRRVFSASTSFQIADVLLGDLTSPSQAALKEELAQQLHEALESMNEIDREILVLRHFEELSNLEASEVLEIEPKTASMRYFRALTRLRSILVQIPGIIE
- a CDS encoding general stress protein CsbD; this encodes MDVFITFRTMAHHLRHFEFRILFQENSSAEFDYNSKERDMVTREEIRGHWNELRGQIEKHWNQLSPHDLDGVEGETDQLVGKIQQKTGQASTEIRQELDCIVDDMSKSAARATEKLGENFENTVDKTKEQFQHASEAARAQYEHLNESMHKGYQQAEQTLRKNPVESVAVAFGTGLIAGVIVSLVWRR